Part of the Sinorhizobium terangae genome is shown below.
AAGAATTCCTTCGATGGCGACCCGTCCACATTCGAGAAGAGGTTGCGGCCGGTATTGATCTCGACGACCGACTGGTGAATGTGCATCGCCGAGCCGGGCTGGCCCTGCATCGGCTTCGCCATGAAGGTCGCATAGATGCCGTGCTTCAGCGCCGCTTCACGAATCGTGCGCTTGAACAGGAAAACCTGATCGGCAAGCTCGATCGGGTCGCCGTGCCTGAGGTTGATTTCGAGTTGCGCCGGCCCCTCTTCGTGAATGAGGGTGTCGATCTCCAAGCCCTGTTTTTCGGAGAAGTGGTAGATGTCGTCGATCAGTTCGTCGAACTCGTTGATGCCGGCGATGGAATAGCCTTGGCCGCCGAGAATCGAGCGGCCGGAGCGGCCCTTCGGCGGACGCAGCGGATAGTCCGGATCATCATTCTGGGCGACCAGATAGAACTCGATCTCGGGTGCTACGACCGGCTTCCATCCCTTCTGGCGATAGAGGTCGACCACGCGCTTCAAGACGTTGCGCGGCGTGTAATTGATCTGCTCGCCTTGCGAGCCGACGATGTCGCAGATCACCTGCGCCGTCGGGTCGGTCTCCCAGGGAACGATCGAAAGGGTCGAAAGATCGGGCAGCAGCTTGATGTCGCTGTCGCGCGAGTCATAGCGGAACTGGTCGGTTTCGTCGGGATATTCGCCGGAAATCGTGTGACGGTAGATCGCCGAAGGAAGGGCAAGCGAGGTGTTCGATGTGAACTTGGAGGTCGGCATCATCTTGCCGCGCGGTACGCCGGCAAGGTCAGGCGTGATGCATTCGATATCTTCGATACCGCGAATCTTGAGCCAGTCGACTGCCTCCTTCCAAGTCTTCACGCCTCGGGACGAGTGCAGGGCGGCGGGAATTTTCGAACTCTTGCTGATCTTTGCTGCTTGCTGGGCGACACTTCTCTTGGAGGGCATAAATCACCGGGTTTGGCTTCGGATAGCGCATCATAGCCGGAGTTTGGCGATTGGCTAGAGCGGCTTCAGCGGATCGCGATTGACTTTTGGTTCGGCCATCGGAAAGGAAGGCTGAAACGTGAAAAAGGGTCTTCCGTGGCAGAAAAACACGATGTGGTGATCATTGGTGCAGGTGCGGCCGGCATGATGTGCGCGATCGAGGCGGGAAAACGCGGACGCCGCGTGCTCGTGCTCGACCACGCCAAGGCACCGGGCGAAAAGATCCGCATCTCCGGCGGCGGCCGCTGTAACTTCACCAATATTCATGCCGGCCCGAAGAACTTCCTCTCCGAGAATCCGCATTTCTGCAAGTCGGCGCTGGCACGCTACCGGCCGCAGGACTTCGTCGCGCTCGTCGAGCGGCACGGCATCACATGGCACGAGAAGACGCTTGGCCAGCTCTTCTGCGATCATTCGGCGAAGGACATCATCCGCATGCTGCTCGCCGAGATGCAGCAGGCGGGCGTCGTGCTCCGGCTCGCAACGGCGATCTCGGCGATCGAGAAAGCCGCATCCGGATTCCGTGTGACGACCGATGATGGTCCTGTCGAGGCTGCGTCACTGGTGGTTGCGAGCGGTGGCAAGTCGACCCCGAAAATGGGCGCGACGGGCTTTGCCTACAGGATCGCGGAACAGTTTGGTCTGCCGATCGTCGAAACGCGGCCGGCGCTCGTGCCGTTGACCCTCGATCCGGCACAACTTGAAAAGATAGGGCAACTGGCAGGCGTTGCGGCCGATGTCGAAGCGCGCTGCGGCAAGGCCGCCTTCCGCGAAGCGCTGTTACTCACTCATCGCGGCCTGAGCGGCCCCGCCATTCTGCAGATTTCCTCCTATTGGCGGGAAGGCGCGGAGGTCGTCCTGCGGCTCATGCCCGATATCGATATCGCATCCATTCTCAAGGGGATGCGCCGGACAAACGGCCGGCAGGCTGCGCACACGGCCCTGGCCGACATCCTGCCGCGACGGCTGGCGCAGTTCTTTACCGACGAAGCAAAACTGGCCGGGCGGATGCTCGCCGACCTCTCCGACAAGGCCATCGATGCGCTGTCGGCTTCCATCCAGAACTGGACGCTGAAGCCCGCCGGGTCGGAGGGTTACAGGACCGCAGAGGTTACGCTCGGCGGCGTCGACACCCGTGCGCTCGATTCCCGCACGATGCAGGCGAGGCAAAATCCAGGGCTTTATTTCATCGGTGAATGTATCGATGTCACCGGCTGGCTCGGCGGCTATAATTTTCAATGGGCCTGGGCTTCCGGCTTCGCCGCCGGTCAAGAGGTGTGACCATGCGGAAGAATTGGTGATTTGCCTTTTCAGCCATTGTTAATGGAAATGGCTCAACCTGAACTTATGGCTGCACGGCCTGCACAGGACTGGGGGCGGTCCCTAAACGGAAACCACACTGTTTCCATTTCATGGACT
Proteins encoded:
- a CDS encoding glutamine synthetase family protein translates to MPSKRSVAQQAAKISKSSKIPAALHSSRGVKTWKEAVDWLKIRGIEDIECITPDLAGVPRGKMMPTSKFTSNTSLALPSAIYRHTISGEYPDETDQFRYDSRDSDIKLLPDLSTLSIVPWETDPTAQVICDIVGSQGEQINYTPRNVLKRVVDLYRQKGWKPVVAPEIEFYLVAQNDDPDYPLRPPKGRSGRSILGGQGYSIAGINEFDELIDDIYHFSEKQGLEIDTLIHEEGPAQLEINLRHGDPIELADQVFLFKRTIREAALKHGIYATFMAKPMQGQPGSAMHIHQSVVEINTGRNLFSNVDGSPSKEFFSFIGGMQHYVPRTLAMMAPYVNSYRRLTPDMSAPVNTAWGYDNRTTAFRIPVSDAAARRIENRLPSSDANPYLALAASLGCGYLGIIEGLQPTPPTEDTANEGEIDLPRGLLEAVSLLESAPSLADVFTPEFIAIYAGVKRGEFETFMQVISPWEREFLLLNV
- a CDS encoding NAD(P)/FAD-dependent oxidoreductase, giving the protein MAEKHDVVIIGAGAAGMMCAIEAGKRGRRVLVLDHAKAPGEKIRISGGGRCNFTNIHAGPKNFLSENPHFCKSALARYRPQDFVALVERHGITWHEKTLGQLFCDHSAKDIIRMLLAEMQQAGVVLRLATAISAIEKAASGFRVTTDDGPVEAASLVVASGGKSTPKMGATGFAYRIAEQFGLPIVETRPALVPLTLDPAQLEKIGQLAGVAADVEARCGKAAFREALLLTHRGLSGPAILQISSYWREGAEVVLRLMPDIDIASILKGMRRTNGRQAAHTALADILPRRLAQFFTDEAKLAGRMLADLSDKAIDALSASIQNWTLKPAGSEGYRTAEVTLGGVDTRALDSRTMQARQNPGLYFIGECIDVTGWLGGYNFQWAWASGFAAGQEV